Proteins encoded in a region of the Kryptolebias marmoratus isolate JLee-2015 linkage group LG14, ASM164957v2, whole genome shotgun sequence genome:
- the abl1 gene encoding tyrosine-protein kinase ABL1 isoform X3, translating to MKMLEICLKLVGCKSKKGLSSSSSCYLEEALRRPDFEGQGLSEAARWNSKENLLAGPSENDPNLFVALYDFVASGDNTLSITKGEKLRVLGYNHNGEWCEAQTRNGQGWVPSNYITPVNSLEKHSWYHGPVSRNAAEYLLSSGINGSFLVRESESSPGQRSISLRYEGRVYHYRINTASDGKLYVSSESRFTTLAELVHHHSTVQDGLITTLHYPATKRNKPTIYGVSPNYDKWEMERTDITMKHKLGGGQYGEVYEGVWKKYNLTVAVKTLKEDTMEVEEFLKEAAVMKEIKHPNLVQLLGVCTREPPFYIITEFMTHGNLLDYLRECNREDVNAVVLLYMATQISSAMEYLEKKNFIHRDLAARNCLVGENHLVKVADFGLSRLMTGDTYTAHAGAKFPIKWTAPESLAYNTFSIKSDVWAFGVLLWEIATYGMSPYPGIDLSQVYELLQRDYRMERPEGCPEKVYELMTACWRWNPAERPTFAETHQAFETMFQESSISDEVEKELGKKGKKTTLSHIQQAPELPTKTRLPRRNMENRDRDSPDPVDPEVVVSSPMLPRKERPLLDNNLNEDERLLPRDKDKTRSSGFLSLIKKKKKNAPDPPKRHSSFREESHSDRRVVTPDPRDSDGFNNGAPLSLNDVTHGTDSSKFLGTTNNGAGGISSGGPNYPGPLFPRKKGSLAVPGPGGKAATTPPSEEESISNSSRFLWSSSMTNGRDGTEWKSVTLPRDLGQRHFDSSTLGGKPALPRKRTNEQKGENAPRKGTLTPPPRLNTSPDASSSFLGKDTDPSPGSSPKALTPKVVKRPGLPGLENSKTSALHAELLKPNVFPALGAAGDECRARRNKHTIDASSVKERGKIQKPKPAPPPPPTGPKTSKISRSPTQELPSPSSSPSSSPSEIKIKCLPSISDSHNTTAASDQARSPVSEGSKKVPLGSSKPQPLKSPTSSTSTTTLPSTQSQGGSSATSPPNQSSTAFTPLATTRISLRKTTPRQASERTPNSAVTREMVLEGAELLRAAISRVSEQTGSHSAVLEAGKNLSKYCVSYVDSIQQMRNKFAFREAITKLESSLRGLQICPTATGGSSAQHDFSKLLSSVKEISDIVQR from the exons ATGAAAATGTTGGAGATATGCCTAAAATTGGTGGGGTGTAAATCTAAGAAAGGCCTCTCATCATCCTCGAGCTGTTACTTGGAAG aagcTCTCCGGAGACCAGACTTTGAGGGTCAGGGTCTGTCAGAAGCAGCTCGCTGGAACTCCAAAGAGAACCTGTTAGCGGGACCCAGTGAGAATGACCCCAACCTGTTTGTTGCACTCTACGATTTTGTGGCGAGCGGTGACAACACACTAAGCATTACTAAAG GAGAGAAGTTGCGCGTGCTGGGTTACAACCACAACGGTGAGTGGTGCGAGGCGCAGACCAGGAATGGCCAGGGATGGGTGCCGTCCAACTACATCACTCCAGTCAACAGCCTGGAGAAGCACAGCTGGTACCATGGGCCCGTGTCGCGCAACGCCGCCGAGTACCTGCTCAGCTCGGGCATCAACGGGAGCTTCCTGGTCCGGGAGAGCGAGAGCAGCCCGGGACAGAGGTCCATTTCTCTGCGCTATGAGGGGAGAGTGTACCATTACAGGATTAACACTGCATCAGACGGCAAG CTTTACGTCTCGTCAGAGAGCCGTTTCACCACATTGGCAGAACTCGTGCACCACCACTCCACCGTGCAGGACGGCCTCATCACCACGCTGCACTACCCAGCCACAAAACGCAACAAGCCCACCATTTATGGAGTCTCTCCCAACTACGACAAGTGGGAGATGGAGCGCACTGACATCACTATGAAGCACAAACTGGGAGGGGGCCAGTATGGGGAGGTGTACGAAGGTGTCTGGAAAAAATACAACCTCACTGTGGCTGTCAAGACACTTAAG GAAGACACAATGGAGGTGGAGGAGTTTCTCAAAGAGGCCGCTGTTATGAAAGAGATCAAACACCCCAACCTGGTGCAGCTGTTGg GTGTGTGCACACGGGAGCCGCCGTTCTACATCATCACAGAGTTCATGACCCACGGTAACCTGCTGGACTACCTGAGGGAGTGCAACAGAGAGGACGTCAATGCTGTGGTGCTGCTGTACATGGCCACACAGATCTCTTCTGCcatggagtacctggagaagaAGAACTTTATACACAG GGACTTGGCTGCTCGTAACTGTTTGGTTGGGGAGAACCACCTGGTGAAGGTCGCAGACTTTGGCCTGAGCAGGCTGATGACTGGAGATACGTACACGGCTCACGCTGGTGCCAAGTTCCCCATCAAGTGGACCGCTCCAGAAAGTCTGGCCTACAACACATTCTCTATTAAATCAGATGTCTGGG CATTTGGTGTACTGCTATGGGAGATTGCCACCTATGGCATGTCTCCCTACCCTGGTATTGACCTGTCCCAGGTCTATGAGCTGCTGCAAAGAGACTACCGCATGGAACGACCGGAAGGCTGTCCAGAGAAGGTCTATGAGCTAATGACAGCCT GTTGGAGGTGGAACCCTGCAGAACGCCCGACTTTCGCCGAAACGCATCAAGCCTTTGAGACCATGTTTCAGGAATCCAGCATCTCTGATG AGGTTGAAAAGGAGCTGGGGAAGAAGGGGAAGAAGACTACATTAAGCCACATTCAGCAGGCTCCTGAGCTGCCCACCAAGACCAGACTTCCTCGCAGAAACATGGAAAACCGGGACAGAGATAGTCCAG ACCCAGTGGACCCAGAGGTGGTGGTGTCATCACCAATGCTTCCTAGGAAagagcgccccctgctggacaacAACCTAAATGAAGATGAGCGGTTGCTACCCAGAGACAAGGACAAGACGCGTAGCAGCGGTTTCCTCAGCCtcatcaagaaaaagaaaaagaacgcCCCGGATCCACCCAAACGCCACTCTTCTTTCAGAGAGGAGAGTCACTCTGACAGGAGGGTTGTGACTCCTGATCCTCGAGACAGTGACGGTTTCAACAATGGTGCACCTTTGTCTCTAAATGACGTCACACATGGCACTGACTCCTCGAAGTTCTTGGGTACTACCAATAATGGAGCAGGAGGCATCAGCAGTGGTGGTCCTAACTACCCAGGACCTTTGTTCCCCCGAAAGAAGGGATCTCTTGCGGTGCCTGGTCCAGGAGGCAAGGCAGCCACGACGCCACCGAGTGAAGAGGAGTCTATTTCGAATTCAAGCCGCTTCCTCTGGTCCTCCAGCATGACTAATGGCCGAGATGGCACAGAGTGGAAATCTGTCACACTGCCAAGAGATCTGGGCCAGCGCCACTTTGATTCAAGCACCTTGGGAGGAAAACCAGCTCTGCCACGGAAGAGGACCAATGAGCAGAAAGGAGAGAACGCCCCCCGAAAAGGCACCCTGACTCCCCCGCCACGCCTGAACACATCCCCCGATGCTTCCTCTTCCTTCCTGGGAAAAGATACAGATCCCAGTCCCGGTTCCAGTCCAAAAGCGTTGACACCCAAGGTGGTGAAGAGACCAGGTTTGCCAGGGCTGGAGAACTCCAAGACCAGTGCTCTCCATGCAGAGCTCCTTAAACCCAACGTGTTTCCTGCTTTGGGAGCAGCTGGAGACGAGTGCAGGGCCCGTAGAAACAAGCACACGATAGACGCCTCCTCTGtcaaagaaagaggaaaaatacagaaacctAAACCAGCCCCACCTCCACCACCCACTGGTCCCAAAACAAGCAAGATATCTCGTAGCCCCACTCAAGAACTCCCTTCCCCCTCATCTTCCCCTTCATCTTCTCCCTCAGAGATTAAAATCAAATGCCTTCCTTCTATTTCAGATTCCCACAACACTACAGCTGCTAGTGACCAAGCCCGCTCACCAGTCAGTGAGGGATCCAAAAAGGTGCCCCTGGGCTCCTCTAAACCTCAGCCACTAAAATCCCCCACCTCATCCACTTCAACGACCACTTTGCCTTCCACCCAGAGCCAGGGAGGCTCGTCTGCCACCTCCCCTCCCAACCAGAGCTCAACTGCGTTCACCCCTCTAGCTACAACCCGAATCTCCCTCCGCAAGACGACGCCCCGCCAAGCCTCCGAGCGCACCCCCAACTCGGCCGTGACGCGCGAGATGGTGCTGGAGGGAGCCGAGCTGCTCCGCGCCGCCATCTCCCGGGTCTCAGAGCAAACGGGCAGCCACAGCGCCGTGCTGGAGGCCGGCAAGAACCTGTCCAAGTACTGCGTGAGCTACGTCGACTCCATTCAGCAGATGAGGAACAAGTTTGCCTTTCGGGAGGCTATCACCAAGCTCGAGAGCAGCTTGCGCGGGCTTCAAATCTGTCCCACCGCCACGGGGGGCTCCAGTGCACAGCATGACTTCAGCAAGCTGCTGTCATCGGTCAAAGAGATCAGTGACATAGTTCAGAGGTAG
- the abl1 gene encoding tyrosine-protein kinase ABL1 isoform X1 — MGQQPGKFVGDQRRPSLPAFIKGGKRESSRHVSQPFNVFDRHEALRRPDFEGQGLSEAARWNSKENLLAGPSENDPNLFVALYDFVASGDNTLSITKGEKLRVLGYNHNGEWCEAQTRNGQGWVPSNYITPVNSLEKHSWYHGPVSRNAAEYLLSSGINGSFLVRESESSPGQRSISLRYEGRVYHYRINTASDGKLYVSSESRFTTLAELVHHHSTVQDGLITTLHYPATKRNKPTIYGVSPNYDKWEMERTDITMKHKLGGGQYGEVYEGVWKKYNLTVAVKTLKEDTMEVEEFLKEAAVMKEIKHPNLVQLLGVCTREPPFYIITEFMTHGNLLDYLRECNREDVNAVVLLYMATQISSAMEYLEKKNFIHRDLAARNCLVGENHLVKVADFGLSRLMTGDTYTAHAGAKFPIKWTAPESLAYNTFSIKSDVWAFGVLLWEIATYGMSPYPGIDLSQVYELLQRDYRMERPEGCPEKVYELMTACWRWNPAERPTFAETHQAFETMFQESSISDEVEKELGKKGKKTTLSHIQQAPELPTKTRLPRRNMENRDRDSPDPVDPEVVVSSPMLPRKERPLLDNNLNEDERLLPRDKDKTRSSGFLSLIKKKKKNAPDPPKRHSSFREESHSDRRVVTPDPRDSDGFNNGAPLSLNDVTHGTDSSKFLGTTNNGAGGISSGGPNYPGPLFPRKKGSLAVPGPGGKAATTPPSEEESISNSSRFLWSSSMTNGRDGTEWKSVTLPRDLGQRHFDSSTLGGKPALPRKRTNEQKGENAPRKGTLTPPPRLNTSPDASSSFLGKDTDPSPGSSPKALTPKVVKRPGLPGLENSKTSALHAELLKPNVFPALGAAGDECRARRNKHTIDASSVKERGKIQKPKPAPPPPPTGPKTSKISRSPTQELPSPSSSPSSSPSEIKIKCLPSISDSHNTTAASDQARSPVSEGSKKVPLGSSKPQPLKSPTSSTSTTTLPSTQSQGGSSATSPPNQSSTAFTPLATTRISLRKTTPRQASERTPNSAVTREMVLEGAELLRAAISRVSEQTGSHSAVLEAGKNLSKYCVSYVDSIQQMRNKFAFREAITKLESSLRGLQICPTATGGSSAQHDFSKLLSSVKEISDIVQR; from the exons aagcTCTCCGGAGACCAGACTTTGAGGGTCAGGGTCTGTCAGAAGCAGCTCGCTGGAACTCCAAAGAGAACCTGTTAGCGGGACCCAGTGAGAATGACCCCAACCTGTTTGTTGCACTCTACGATTTTGTGGCGAGCGGTGACAACACACTAAGCATTACTAAAG GAGAGAAGTTGCGCGTGCTGGGTTACAACCACAACGGTGAGTGGTGCGAGGCGCAGACCAGGAATGGCCAGGGATGGGTGCCGTCCAACTACATCACTCCAGTCAACAGCCTGGAGAAGCACAGCTGGTACCATGGGCCCGTGTCGCGCAACGCCGCCGAGTACCTGCTCAGCTCGGGCATCAACGGGAGCTTCCTGGTCCGGGAGAGCGAGAGCAGCCCGGGACAGAGGTCCATTTCTCTGCGCTATGAGGGGAGAGTGTACCATTACAGGATTAACACTGCATCAGACGGCAAG CTTTACGTCTCGTCAGAGAGCCGTTTCACCACATTGGCAGAACTCGTGCACCACCACTCCACCGTGCAGGACGGCCTCATCACCACGCTGCACTACCCAGCCACAAAACGCAACAAGCCCACCATTTATGGAGTCTCTCCCAACTACGACAAGTGGGAGATGGAGCGCACTGACATCACTATGAAGCACAAACTGGGAGGGGGCCAGTATGGGGAGGTGTACGAAGGTGTCTGGAAAAAATACAACCTCACTGTGGCTGTCAAGACACTTAAG GAAGACACAATGGAGGTGGAGGAGTTTCTCAAAGAGGCCGCTGTTATGAAAGAGATCAAACACCCCAACCTGGTGCAGCTGTTGg GTGTGTGCACACGGGAGCCGCCGTTCTACATCATCACAGAGTTCATGACCCACGGTAACCTGCTGGACTACCTGAGGGAGTGCAACAGAGAGGACGTCAATGCTGTGGTGCTGCTGTACATGGCCACACAGATCTCTTCTGCcatggagtacctggagaagaAGAACTTTATACACAG GGACTTGGCTGCTCGTAACTGTTTGGTTGGGGAGAACCACCTGGTGAAGGTCGCAGACTTTGGCCTGAGCAGGCTGATGACTGGAGATACGTACACGGCTCACGCTGGTGCCAAGTTCCCCATCAAGTGGACCGCTCCAGAAAGTCTGGCCTACAACACATTCTCTATTAAATCAGATGTCTGGG CATTTGGTGTACTGCTATGGGAGATTGCCACCTATGGCATGTCTCCCTACCCTGGTATTGACCTGTCCCAGGTCTATGAGCTGCTGCAAAGAGACTACCGCATGGAACGACCGGAAGGCTGTCCAGAGAAGGTCTATGAGCTAATGACAGCCT GTTGGAGGTGGAACCCTGCAGAACGCCCGACTTTCGCCGAAACGCATCAAGCCTTTGAGACCATGTTTCAGGAATCCAGCATCTCTGATG AGGTTGAAAAGGAGCTGGGGAAGAAGGGGAAGAAGACTACATTAAGCCACATTCAGCAGGCTCCTGAGCTGCCCACCAAGACCAGACTTCCTCGCAGAAACATGGAAAACCGGGACAGAGATAGTCCAG ACCCAGTGGACCCAGAGGTGGTGGTGTCATCACCAATGCTTCCTAGGAAagagcgccccctgctggacaacAACCTAAATGAAGATGAGCGGTTGCTACCCAGAGACAAGGACAAGACGCGTAGCAGCGGTTTCCTCAGCCtcatcaagaaaaagaaaaagaacgcCCCGGATCCACCCAAACGCCACTCTTCTTTCAGAGAGGAGAGTCACTCTGACAGGAGGGTTGTGACTCCTGATCCTCGAGACAGTGACGGTTTCAACAATGGTGCACCTTTGTCTCTAAATGACGTCACACATGGCACTGACTCCTCGAAGTTCTTGGGTACTACCAATAATGGAGCAGGAGGCATCAGCAGTGGTGGTCCTAACTACCCAGGACCTTTGTTCCCCCGAAAGAAGGGATCTCTTGCGGTGCCTGGTCCAGGAGGCAAGGCAGCCACGACGCCACCGAGTGAAGAGGAGTCTATTTCGAATTCAAGCCGCTTCCTCTGGTCCTCCAGCATGACTAATGGCCGAGATGGCACAGAGTGGAAATCTGTCACACTGCCAAGAGATCTGGGCCAGCGCCACTTTGATTCAAGCACCTTGGGAGGAAAACCAGCTCTGCCACGGAAGAGGACCAATGAGCAGAAAGGAGAGAACGCCCCCCGAAAAGGCACCCTGACTCCCCCGCCACGCCTGAACACATCCCCCGATGCTTCCTCTTCCTTCCTGGGAAAAGATACAGATCCCAGTCCCGGTTCCAGTCCAAAAGCGTTGACACCCAAGGTGGTGAAGAGACCAGGTTTGCCAGGGCTGGAGAACTCCAAGACCAGTGCTCTCCATGCAGAGCTCCTTAAACCCAACGTGTTTCCTGCTTTGGGAGCAGCTGGAGACGAGTGCAGGGCCCGTAGAAACAAGCACACGATAGACGCCTCCTCTGtcaaagaaagaggaaaaatacagaaacctAAACCAGCCCCACCTCCACCACCCACTGGTCCCAAAACAAGCAAGATATCTCGTAGCCCCACTCAAGAACTCCCTTCCCCCTCATCTTCCCCTTCATCTTCTCCCTCAGAGATTAAAATCAAATGCCTTCCTTCTATTTCAGATTCCCACAACACTACAGCTGCTAGTGACCAAGCCCGCTCACCAGTCAGTGAGGGATCCAAAAAGGTGCCCCTGGGCTCCTCTAAACCTCAGCCACTAAAATCCCCCACCTCATCCACTTCAACGACCACTTTGCCTTCCACCCAGAGCCAGGGAGGCTCGTCTGCCACCTCCCCTCCCAACCAGAGCTCAACTGCGTTCACCCCTCTAGCTACAACCCGAATCTCCCTCCGCAAGACGACGCCCCGCCAAGCCTCCGAGCGCACCCCCAACTCGGCCGTGACGCGCGAGATGGTGCTGGAGGGAGCCGAGCTGCTCCGCGCCGCCATCTCCCGGGTCTCAGAGCAAACGGGCAGCCACAGCGCCGTGCTGGAGGCCGGCAAGAACCTGTCCAAGTACTGCGTGAGCTACGTCGACTCCATTCAGCAGATGAGGAACAAGTTTGCCTTTCGGGAGGCTATCACCAAGCTCGAGAGCAGCTTGCGCGGGCTTCAAATCTGTCCCACCGCCACGGGGGGCTCCAGTGCACAGCATGACTTCAGCAAGCTGCTGTCATCGGTCAAAGAGATCAGTGACATAGTTCAGAGGTAG
- the abl1 gene encoding tyrosine-protein kinase ABL1 isoform X2, with amino-acid sequence MFLIVTPRLVKSGIASTMLLPSRQVQSACSCLGETHRQRGEALRRPDFEGQGLSEAARWNSKENLLAGPSENDPNLFVALYDFVASGDNTLSITKGEKLRVLGYNHNGEWCEAQTRNGQGWVPSNYITPVNSLEKHSWYHGPVSRNAAEYLLSSGINGSFLVRESESSPGQRSISLRYEGRVYHYRINTASDGKLYVSSESRFTTLAELVHHHSTVQDGLITTLHYPATKRNKPTIYGVSPNYDKWEMERTDITMKHKLGGGQYGEVYEGVWKKYNLTVAVKTLKEDTMEVEEFLKEAAVMKEIKHPNLVQLLGVCTREPPFYIITEFMTHGNLLDYLRECNREDVNAVVLLYMATQISSAMEYLEKKNFIHRDLAARNCLVGENHLVKVADFGLSRLMTGDTYTAHAGAKFPIKWTAPESLAYNTFSIKSDVWAFGVLLWEIATYGMSPYPGIDLSQVYELLQRDYRMERPEGCPEKVYELMTACWRWNPAERPTFAETHQAFETMFQESSISDEVEKELGKKGKKTTLSHIQQAPELPTKTRLPRRNMENRDRDSPDPVDPEVVVSSPMLPRKERPLLDNNLNEDERLLPRDKDKTRSSGFLSLIKKKKKNAPDPPKRHSSFREESHSDRRVVTPDPRDSDGFNNGAPLSLNDVTHGTDSSKFLGTTNNGAGGISSGGPNYPGPLFPRKKGSLAVPGPGGKAATTPPSEEESISNSSRFLWSSSMTNGRDGTEWKSVTLPRDLGQRHFDSSTLGGKPALPRKRTNEQKGENAPRKGTLTPPPRLNTSPDASSSFLGKDTDPSPGSSPKALTPKVVKRPGLPGLENSKTSALHAELLKPNVFPALGAAGDECRARRNKHTIDASSVKERGKIQKPKPAPPPPPTGPKTSKISRSPTQELPSPSSSPSSSPSEIKIKCLPSISDSHNTTAASDQARSPVSEGSKKVPLGSSKPQPLKSPTSSTSTTTLPSTQSQGGSSATSPPNQSSTAFTPLATTRISLRKTTPRQASERTPNSAVTREMVLEGAELLRAAISRVSEQTGSHSAVLEAGKNLSKYCVSYVDSIQQMRNKFAFREAITKLESSLRGLQICPTATGGSSAQHDFSKLLSSVKEISDIVQR; translated from the exons aagcTCTCCGGAGACCAGACTTTGAGGGTCAGGGTCTGTCAGAAGCAGCTCGCTGGAACTCCAAAGAGAACCTGTTAGCGGGACCCAGTGAGAATGACCCCAACCTGTTTGTTGCACTCTACGATTTTGTGGCGAGCGGTGACAACACACTAAGCATTACTAAAG GAGAGAAGTTGCGCGTGCTGGGTTACAACCACAACGGTGAGTGGTGCGAGGCGCAGACCAGGAATGGCCAGGGATGGGTGCCGTCCAACTACATCACTCCAGTCAACAGCCTGGAGAAGCACAGCTGGTACCATGGGCCCGTGTCGCGCAACGCCGCCGAGTACCTGCTCAGCTCGGGCATCAACGGGAGCTTCCTGGTCCGGGAGAGCGAGAGCAGCCCGGGACAGAGGTCCATTTCTCTGCGCTATGAGGGGAGAGTGTACCATTACAGGATTAACACTGCATCAGACGGCAAG CTTTACGTCTCGTCAGAGAGCCGTTTCACCACATTGGCAGAACTCGTGCACCACCACTCCACCGTGCAGGACGGCCTCATCACCACGCTGCACTACCCAGCCACAAAACGCAACAAGCCCACCATTTATGGAGTCTCTCCCAACTACGACAAGTGGGAGATGGAGCGCACTGACATCACTATGAAGCACAAACTGGGAGGGGGCCAGTATGGGGAGGTGTACGAAGGTGTCTGGAAAAAATACAACCTCACTGTGGCTGTCAAGACACTTAAG GAAGACACAATGGAGGTGGAGGAGTTTCTCAAAGAGGCCGCTGTTATGAAAGAGATCAAACACCCCAACCTGGTGCAGCTGTTGg GTGTGTGCACACGGGAGCCGCCGTTCTACATCATCACAGAGTTCATGACCCACGGTAACCTGCTGGACTACCTGAGGGAGTGCAACAGAGAGGACGTCAATGCTGTGGTGCTGCTGTACATGGCCACACAGATCTCTTCTGCcatggagtacctggagaagaAGAACTTTATACACAG GGACTTGGCTGCTCGTAACTGTTTGGTTGGGGAGAACCACCTGGTGAAGGTCGCAGACTTTGGCCTGAGCAGGCTGATGACTGGAGATACGTACACGGCTCACGCTGGTGCCAAGTTCCCCATCAAGTGGACCGCTCCAGAAAGTCTGGCCTACAACACATTCTCTATTAAATCAGATGTCTGGG CATTTGGTGTACTGCTATGGGAGATTGCCACCTATGGCATGTCTCCCTACCCTGGTATTGACCTGTCCCAGGTCTATGAGCTGCTGCAAAGAGACTACCGCATGGAACGACCGGAAGGCTGTCCAGAGAAGGTCTATGAGCTAATGACAGCCT GTTGGAGGTGGAACCCTGCAGAACGCCCGACTTTCGCCGAAACGCATCAAGCCTTTGAGACCATGTTTCAGGAATCCAGCATCTCTGATG AGGTTGAAAAGGAGCTGGGGAAGAAGGGGAAGAAGACTACATTAAGCCACATTCAGCAGGCTCCTGAGCTGCCCACCAAGACCAGACTTCCTCGCAGAAACATGGAAAACCGGGACAGAGATAGTCCAG ACCCAGTGGACCCAGAGGTGGTGGTGTCATCACCAATGCTTCCTAGGAAagagcgccccctgctggacaacAACCTAAATGAAGATGAGCGGTTGCTACCCAGAGACAAGGACAAGACGCGTAGCAGCGGTTTCCTCAGCCtcatcaagaaaaagaaaaagaacgcCCCGGATCCACCCAAACGCCACTCTTCTTTCAGAGAGGAGAGTCACTCTGACAGGAGGGTTGTGACTCCTGATCCTCGAGACAGTGACGGTTTCAACAATGGTGCACCTTTGTCTCTAAATGACGTCACACATGGCACTGACTCCTCGAAGTTCTTGGGTACTACCAATAATGGAGCAGGAGGCATCAGCAGTGGTGGTCCTAACTACCCAGGACCTTTGTTCCCCCGAAAGAAGGGATCTCTTGCGGTGCCTGGTCCAGGAGGCAAGGCAGCCACGACGCCACCGAGTGAAGAGGAGTCTATTTCGAATTCAAGCCGCTTCCTCTGGTCCTCCAGCATGACTAATGGCCGAGATGGCACAGAGTGGAAATCTGTCACACTGCCAAGAGATCTGGGCCAGCGCCACTTTGATTCAAGCACCTTGGGAGGAAAACCAGCTCTGCCACGGAAGAGGACCAATGAGCAGAAAGGAGAGAACGCCCCCCGAAAAGGCACCCTGACTCCCCCGCCACGCCTGAACACATCCCCCGATGCTTCCTCTTCCTTCCTGGGAAAAGATACAGATCCCAGTCCCGGTTCCAGTCCAAAAGCGTTGACACCCAAGGTGGTGAAGAGACCAGGTTTGCCAGGGCTGGAGAACTCCAAGACCAGTGCTCTCCATGCAGAGCTCCTTAAACCCAACGTGTTTCCTGCTTTGGGAGCAGCTGGAGACGAGTGCAGGGCCCGTAGAAACAAGCACACGATAGACGCCTCCTCTGtcaaagaaagaggaaaaatacagaaacctAAACCAGCCCCACCTCCACCACCCACTGGTCCCAAAACAAGCAAGATATCTCGTAGCCCCACTCAAGAACTCCCTTCCCCCTCATCTTCCCCTTCATCTTCTCCCTCAGAGATTAAAATCAAATGCCTTCCTTCTATTTCAGATTCCCACAACACTACAGCTGCTAGTGACCAAGCCCGCTCACCAGTCAGTGAGGGATCCAAAAAGGTGCCCCTGGGCTCCTCTAAACCTCAGCCACTAAAATCCCCCACCTCATCCACTTCAACGACCACTTTGCCTTCCACCCAGAGCCAGGGAGGCTCGTCTGCCACCTCCCCTCCCAACCAGAGCTCAACTGCGTTCACCCCTCTAGCTACAACCCGAATCTCCCTCCGCAAGACGACGCCCCGCCAAGCCTCCGAGCGCACCCCCAACTCGGCCGTGACGCGCGAGATGGTGCTGGAGGGAGCCGAGCTGCTCCGCGCCGCCATCTCCCGGGTCTCAGAGCAAACGGGCAGCCACAGCGCCGTGCTGGAGGCCGGCAAGAACCTGTCCAAGTACTGCGTGAGCTACGTCGACTCCATTCAGCAGATGAGGAACAAGTTTGCCTTTCGGGAGGCTATCACCAAGCTCGAGAGCAGCTTGCGCGGGCTTCAAATCTGTCCCACCGCCACGGGGGGCTCCAGTGCACAGCATGACTTCAGCAAGCTGCTGTCATCGGTCAAAGAGATCAGTGACATAGTTCAGAGGTAG
- the rab14l gene encoding RAB14, member RAS oncogene family, like encodes MATAPYNYSYIFKYIIIGDMGVGKSCLLHQFTEKKFMADCPHTIGVEFGTRIIEVSGQKIKLQIWDTAGQERFRAVTRSYYRGAAGALMVYDITRRSTYNHLSSWLTDARNLTNPNTVIILIGNKADLEAQRDVTYEEAKQFAEENGLLFLEASAKTGENVEDAFLEAAKKIYQNIQDGSLDLNAAESGVQHKPSAPQGGRLTSEPQPQREGCGC; translated from the exons ATGGCCACTGCACCATATAACTACTCCTACATTTTCAAATACATCATCATTG GGGACATGGGAGTAGGAAAGTCCTGTTTGCTTCACCAGTTcacagaaaagaaat TTATGGCAGACTGTCCTCATACAATTGGCGTGGAGTTCGGTACAAGGATAATCGAGGTGAGCGGACAGAAGATCAAGCTGCAGATTTGGGACACAGCAGGACAAGAGCGCTTCAGGGCCGTCACGCGCTCCTACTACCGCGGAGCCGCAGGAGCACTTATGGTCTACGACATTACCAG GAGAAGCACTTACAACCACCTCAGTAGCTGGCTGACTGATGCCAGAAACCTCACCAACCCCAATACT GTGATCATTCTCATAGGAAACAAGGCGGACCTGGAGGCCCAGAGGGACGTCACGTATGAGGAGGCGAAGCAGTTTGCCGAAGAGAATG GCTTGTTGTTTCTGGAAGCCAGTGCAAAAAC aggTGAAAACGTCGAGGACGCCTTCCTTGAAGCTGCTAAGAAAATCTACCAGAATATCCAGGATGGCAGCTTGGACCTGAACGCCGCCGAGTCAGGGGTCCAGCACAAGCCCTCGGCGCCGCAGGGCGGTCGGCTAACCAGCGAACCTCAGCCCCAGAGGGAAGGATGCGGCTGCTAA
- the LOC119617653 gene encoding uncharacterized protein LOC119617653, producing MTLSTWSGYGFGFVLVWMFCLTQVQGLQCYGCNIIQGQRYVDVGCSNPEVITCTHSHKGFKHRFCIKTESTALGIVLTSGCATSRHCQQQELPGVRIHCCDSDLCNSTPIWHPTTLHYICALLSLLLLRMWL from the exons ATGACTTTATCCACCTGGTCAGGGTACGGATTTGGATTTGTCTTGGTTTGGATGTTCTGCTTGACACAAG TTCAAGGACTACAGTGCTATGGCTGCAACATCATCCAGGGCCAGAGGTACGTGGACGTGGGCTGCTCCAACCCCGAGGTCATCACCTGCACCCACTCACACAAGGGCTTCAAACACCGTTTCTGCATCAAGACAGAGAGCA CGGCCCTGGGGATCGTCCTGACCAGCGGCTGCGCTACGTCCAGACACTGCCAGCAACAGGAGCTGCCAGGGGTGCGAATCCACTGCTGTGACTCTGACCTGTGTAACAGCACCCCCATCTGGCATCCAACAACACTCCACTACATCTGTGCACTGCTCAGCCTCCTGCTGTTAAGGATGTGGTTGTGA